Genomic DNA from Salvia miltiorrhiza cultivar Shanhuang (shh) chromosome 1, IMPLAD_Smil_shh, whole genome shotgun sequence:
tataaatgaataatctatTAAAATGTCGTGTTGTATATGTTTCTACCTAAAATGCAATGAGGTGTATGTACATCAATAATAGTTAATGTAGTCCCTTATTCTTgatatttcttctttttttcaagTGAGATCTTAGTTAATTATATTAAAGAAATTGACTAACTATTATCTTAAATTTGAACGAGATATTATTTTTGTCACACCTGTTAATTAGAAGACTAATTTCACGATTTCCCATGATTACATATACTCTTtcccttccatatatatataggcttgtttttattttacaGATATCCCAAATATATAGGCTTGtttctaaaaaaaatgcaatattttttcactaatttactattatatcgctatttaattttttaatttactccaactttaattcatcattaaataataaatatggataTATTAGGAAGTTTACTTGTATATTttcgtttatatatatatattttttaatctttgtgtAAATTCCAATCAACCTATATATatgggactgagggagtatgTGAGAATGGCTTGATAGTGGAACATTATTGTAGGAAACCAAGGTATGGGAATAGGAATTTATATATGATATGATTCTACTTTATAATTCCaaccaaagaaaaagaaacaattTGAGCAtgacaattaaatttatatgtcaTGTCTAAGAACCTAAGTTGAGTAAATTTCATGTGTGTCCATTAACATTAGGACAAATGCATTGGGATATCAAATCTCTGCACCCATCCATGATGTtaggttaaaataaaaaacgtTACTATTATTTCCAATCATCATTCCCATGCATATGCCCCTTGTCTCCCTCCCATAAACTACATGTTCACCAATAATCACACTTTGTAGAAAACTATGCAAAACTCCATCTCCAATAAGACACAAACCATCTAATCTATTCACACATTTAGCTCTTGGAAACACTTGGTTGTGGACCTATACTTAGTCTCTCTTTTGTGGAACATCTAACTCTTGCACCACGATTGCGCTCGATTTTAGGGTTTCTTCAAGATGGGACATGAGATCGGGATCCTAAGTTGTTGATATGATTTTCGTTTCTCGGAATAGGGTTGAAGAATGAGAGAAGATTTTGAATGGGACCGTTGGTCGTGGAAAGATGTGGTTTAACCATGACCTCGTAGTAAAGTGGTTATACAACGTGGTTTTATAGTACGGGTTGGTGTTGCCCTTCAATTATTTATTGATTGATCTATTCATGCATATTTGTTGATGATTTTTTATGGCTCTGCTTTGATGTCCATATTCGTCTTGTTTGATCTCTAACAAAAGGAATCAGAAGTTACTTGAAGAATGTCACACCATATGATTAAGGAAACAAGCTTAATTACGACGTATGTTTGGATCCACTATTCTCATTAGGAAAATGGTAGTATGTATTTGTTTGCATATAGCTTTATTGCAATTTTTGTCACACAAATGATGATTAGTTTTATTATGTCACATAAACTATGAAAAGATTGCACTTTATTATCTCAAGGCGTTGTTCATTTAACTTTCTCTTGAAGCTCCCATTTTCTTGCTCTTATATAGTATGATTAAATCTTTTTACCGTTAGATACATCAATTTTCCtccaatttcaaattttaatatgaactttcgattttttattaaaatatataaattttaatatttactcAATTTTTTACACGTACCCACATATTTCCTCTAAATTGACTCTGCGATGACACATCTAAAAGATTATTAGAATTCATTGAGGACATATGAGTCGTAATCATCTTTCAAATATGTCATCGCATATTCAATTTACAGGAAATGTAGATCGTTGTAAAAATTAAGTGTACTAAAATTcgcatatttaaataaaaaataaaaaattcatgttaaaattcaaaattgatgtatttaaaCAATAATAACCCTTAAATCTTTGTCCAAAGGTGTCGAGTGGGCCTAGCTTAGGCCCGCTAGGCTTGAGACGTAACGCAACCCAAGCCCGCTAAACTTGAGGCCCAGCTCAGCCCAAGCCTAAGTCGGGCTTTTTttggctttaaaaaaaaaaaaaaaaaaaaaaaaaaactagctgGCTGCTGAGTGCTGATATAAGAATTGATCCaaatttaacaaaaaataagtacaagaTAAAAAAGAATCAAAAGTAGACTATTTGCATTCTTTTCAtacaatttctttattttcctaTGCATGAAATTCAATAGAACCTTCTCCCCTTTCTCCAAGGTTTCAAACCTTTTCACCTTATCTAAACCACCTGGATTTGATTTTGCTCATATAATACATCAATCCTTGGATCTAATTCCCCAGTGTGAGTGCTTTGTAACTAATAGTGAAATAAAGAAGTGGTTTAACCGTGATTCGTTTGAATTTGACATACAAAGAGGAACCATTAGTTACACAATTTATGCAGCTTTGAATCATTCATTTTCCTAGTTTAACTTAAAGATTTACACCATAATAGAGGTACTACAAATAGCTAGCATGAAGTAGATCGCTTAATTTTAGATCTCACCCGTCCCAAGAGGCTGCCTGGAGGTATCTCCAGAAGCCCAAGCTTGATAATCCTTCACTAACTGCACGTATTGTTTAAAAGAGAGTTTCAAATTTTCTACAGGGAAGAAAAGGATTTAAAGTAAAAGTAATTACATTCCCAACCTGTGACATAAATCGTGGAAGCATAGCCTTCAGTATCTGTCCCAGAACTTGGGAGCCAGTCGACTCAATGGATTGTGTTGGAATTGCACGAAATGCAAAAGGAATATCAATGCTAACCTGAACAAGGCAGACCATGAACATCAAGCCATGTGAGAAAAGTCGCCTGGCAGTATGCCCGTATGTAATAATTCATGAGTTCCACTGGCATAATGTCATTACCTCAATGACTGCATCGGAAGTCAACTTCTGAACTGGTGAATCACTTCTTGGGCTATCACAAGATATCTTATTCTCCATTGAAGCTGCATGCCCATTACCAAATCAGTGTCAAAGGACTCCTGAAAAGAATTATGCAGTAATATTCAGAATCGAAAGACGCAAAACCAGACAATTGTGTCTTGTTTTAGAAACATGGAAAGAAACAAAACATTCATCTTTTAGTTTAAAAAGATGAGGAATGGGAAATGTGAAACTCATATCATTATCATGTCATTCAACAACATAATAATTGTTGAAGTTCTATAATTCTATTACTAAAGACAGTATATTTTCAACTAATCTAGAGGAGAATAGTCAGTCAATCAGAGGTAATGCTAGAGAAGGTGAAAACTGGGGCATGGACACACTGCAACTGAATAGCTTTCTAGGGTATGTAATTTCGCAAGAATAAAAAACGGAATAGAGTATGAAACAGAacgaaagaaacaaaaacaaaggAGCTAACACCAAACTGACAGTAGGATAGAATTATTTCTAAAAAGGCAGATTATGAAATGAGCTCTCTCACTGCAAACTACTCCGACTACTTCATCTAACCAACGCAATTCTAGCATCTTCAGACTTTTAATAAAGATCTGTGTACATGGTTAACACCATGATCTGGAAAATACACATACCACCAGCCAGGAAACCACTCTCTTTTCTTTGTTACAACAAAAAACCTCAATCAGCCAATTCAGTGATCTAATATTTGATAGACAATTCACCAGAAATATTAAGTTAGCTCTCAGTTGCAGTTCCCACCAAGTAATTGTTGGTCCTTATCAATTTATAAGGTTTTGAAACAGAAAAATTAAGCTAGAAACAGTAAATACGTATATTCTCCACACAATGTAAAGGAATATGCTAACCATCAAATTTGTCATTCTGTGCAACGACAATGGGCGAACCCTCAAGCtgcaaaaatacaaaataattcaATGAACTAATACTAGCACAAGTATGCtcacggagagagagagagagagagagagagatccatTACCTTACAAGACAAGAGATTAATGCAGCAACCATTAGGCTGCTCCTCCACTCTGACCAGCAACACGGGGCAAACTTCGAAGGCGAAAAACTTGAATCTATACACATAACACCTGAACGTGTTGTCGTCCACTCGCTCTATCCTCTCCGCATCCAACACCGAGTACTGACTCGCCGGCAAGCTCATGTACTCAGCTGGAgcaaaacatcaacaaaaaTTAACAAACGCAACGCCGCATTGCCGCACACAACAAAAACACACTCCGCAAATCTAAATCAAAACGGCGCATAACAGAGTAATTCAGAAGAGTATATTACTGAGCGGGCGCTGGAGCTGACGCACGAAGACGGATTCAGTTCTTCGCGCGATAAATCGGGCTTTGGGGGCGGAATCGGCGGAAATGCGAAGCGCGGGTTTGGAGGAATCGTCCGGCGAGGAGGCGAGGTTGGAGAATACGACGACGTATGGAGGGTTGGATCTCCGGAATGGGGCTTTAGGGTTTCTGAACTGGAATTGGATTGGATTTGGGGTTAGCGATGCCATTTTTTTGCAGAAATTGGGGAATGGGAAGTGCTTGCTGTTTGTGAGTGAGCTTTGGGAGTGTGAATGGATAGCAGGGTGTGGTGTAGGATAAGTCCACGAGGGTTACAAAAGTGCAGAATGGGACGTACGGGCGCAGGTTAGATGGGATCTGGACGTATGAGACTAAAATGCGCTAATTGAGATTTTCAATCCCTAGATTTGAGGTTCGAAAAAGATGTTCTAATTTGTGTAGTTGGATTTGGATATTATATTAGCGGGTCGGGTCAATATGTAACATCGGGTTGGGTTGGGCTGAGATGGGCTGAAATTTTTGTTGATAGGTAAAATCGGGATTGAGATTCAGTATACTACTATATTTGATTTCGtgttttatttctaattttatttatttttttatattatttcatcTCCAATTTCAGCTTTGTACACTTTAGTTTAGTTTTATAGTTATTAACTAGGATGTATTTCACCtaattaggatatataattacttttcatttaatttcacttttactAGGGTGTAGGAGGTTTTGTGACTTTTGAAATGTGGAACATAGGTAATCACttcatttgttttaattttaatttcaaataaaatatagtactccctccgtctcaaacgaaatgtctcatttcttttcggcacggaatttaagaaatgtgtataaagtagataaagtgggttgatggaaattatttaaatattaagtatagagagagagtgtattgtcaaaaaaggaaacaggacatttcgtttgggacagcccaaaaaggaaaacaggacattttgtttgggacggagagagtaatattttaattattaattcaataaaTCGATAATTTTAGACAATTCAATGACCGAAAACCTAACCGAACTGGTGAAAATCGGTTATCGATTAACCGAAAATTTGGTTCGATTACGATTATACCTGAATAACCGAACACGTTTAACCACTCTTGCTCCTTATAACGATTTCAATATTTAGAATCCTAGAATCCTTAACTCATATCCTATGTTTATTTATGTGCAAAAAATCCATAGATTGTATATTTGTATGTACAAATTAAAATGgcttaactaagaaaacatgATAACTAGTAATTGCATCaaattttctttcatgtctctacTTTCTAAACATCCCTCACGTTATCTTGAACTTTTTCTTCAATTCAACAAGTAACTTGCCCATTTCATCAGTAGAAAGATCATCCTGCATATCAAATTGAAAGGAGTGAGAATTACTTCTTATGGGGCTATGCATCTATCTATCTATGCAATCAAAAACAGTAGTTTATAATAGTGTGAATTTCAAATGTaaggagtgagagagagagggagagacctTGTAGTGTTGTTCGAGTGCATCGAGTGATCTTCTGGAGATCTTGCTTACGAGCTGGTCCGTCGTCTGAAAATGCCTCCCAAACATTTTTTGTTGCTCCTCAGGATTGCTACCAACTATCTGCACGAGGAGAAGAAGAATGAGGCAAGCCACACCAGAAGAGGGAAATGATGCacctaacaaaaatataaaagtctTTCTTGCCTTAGCAATAGGCACTCGTTCTTTAATGAACTTAGCTCACTTGAACAGGTAGGTAGTCGTGGCAATTGACAGTTTCATCACAACAACGTAATCTATCTACTATTCAAAAAGCTGATCTTTGCCAAAGATTTCAAAGCTAGTAAATTGTCATACCTTAATGGCCACCTGTTGGCCTCTCTTGGCACAATCAAAGGGCCTGTGATTATATTCGATAGATTCTATCTTCCCAATATCCAATATGCATCCCTCTTGAACACTGCATAGAGGTGTTCCAACCTGCGAGACAGACTAAATTGATCAAATAGGTGAAGACTGCataatcctttttctttttaatcaagACGTATATGCATATAAATCACAGTTAGCTTCACACTCACACATACATCAATATTATTACCTTTGCAATGCCATCAACCACATCAACCTCTAAGAGAATGGGATCCTTCCTTCTGAAAGCATACTTTATCTCAAGTTTGCAAGGGAAAATCGCTTCCTTTGCagcttctctcttcttttcctCCTTATCATTAGCCATGTACTCCGTAAATTGATTGAATAGGTGATATATAATGTCAGCAGTGAATATCTTCACACCACGTTTATCAGCAAGTTCTCGAGCCCCTGGCGTTACTTTAACATCAAACGCCAATATTGTTGCATATTCTTTTCTCTTCTCAAGCATGACACTCGCAATCTTCACGTCCTTCTTGTGTACCGGCCCAATTCTTGTAGCTCTGACAGGTATGTTTACAGCCGGAGTCTTCAAGAACTCCAACAGTGCTTCTAAAGACCCGAGAGTAGATGCCTGAACATACACTCCAACACTACTTGTACCGGTTCTACTAATCACCGAGTTCAGATCTTCCATAGCAGCTTCTTTAGTGGCCTCTATATCGTCATGAGGCCCCACAACATAGAGATTGGTGCCTTCAATGGTATGCTCAAGACcctgaagaaagaaagaggagcAAGTATCAATCAAGACCCAAGGCAACTGACTTGAGCAGCAGTTAGCAGATATATATTCAGCAAACATATACAGATTAAGAGATAATGAGAAATTTCATCACTTAAACGTT
This window encodes:
- the LOC131006279 gene encoding uncharacterized protein LOC131006279 — its product is MASLTPNPIQFQFRNPKAPFRRSNPPYVVVFSNLASSPDDSSKPALRISADSAPKARFIARRTESVFVRQLQRPLTEYMSLPASQYSVLDAERIERVDDNTFRCYVYRFKFFAFEVCPVLLVRVEEQPNGCCINLLSCKLEGSPIVVAQNDKFDASMENKISCDSPRSDSPVQKLTSDAVIEVSIDIPFAFRAIPTQSIESTGSQVLGQILKAMLPRFMSQLVKDYQAWASGDTSRQPLGTGEI